The segment GTCTTTCCACGCGGAATACTTTCGTCACGCATACTTATCCGCACATTTCACACATTATTTATCTCATCGACAATTATGTCTCGTCTGTAATAGCCATTTCGTTTGAATTAGATTAAAGACTTCTTGCGTTTCCTGATTTTTATTGGTTTTTAGGCTCTGTACCTTTTCTAATGCGTAGAATATCgtggatattcgtggaatatatctgttttttttttcaattaccgaaatagcctaccttctatatgcaaaataaatacctttcttGCAAAGCCgacatacaaattatttttttctcaaaatattatatctgaccAAAacctctgtagatttttagcttctaatattgaaatttgtaaaagttacaatttcttgaagattttttcgttttttcctcACACAtgataatctagattttttttacaaaaactgtgatacaattcaaatgaaaaaactattggagtacattctagagaccttgaaattgaccatGACTTTTTTTcacaacgattggattcttcagagaAGAATGGGAGTCGTTCAAAAATGACTGTGGGTGCGAGCCACccagtatgtcaaagttgatcgaaaagatAGGCGTGTCAAAGAAGAGTTAAGCACGCAGCCTGTGCCCACGGAATtaaaatacaatgtaacaaaaGCTTAGCGGGTCGTTTTGCATTATATATTTGTGTTTACCGTGACGGAAGCTTGAAGTAGCGAgacgttttaaattatttgtgtTTACCGTCCTTTTTCCGCCAGGCTGTCGTTGTTTGCGCATTCATTATTCAGAAGCGAGGCGCGCATTAAGGGAAGGTGCTGCCACTCTTGTTTGAGCTACTAAGTCAATCGGTGCCAAGTTTGATTTTCAGAATTGCACGCGAATGCGCTTGGCGCATGAGTAAGAGAGTCAACGTTATATCCTGCCTAGAAGCATCTAACCTTTTGCAATcctttcatcgaaatcggcaaaCCGTCGCGGACAGTTTACAGAGACGTTTCATCACGTTCACTCATCACGAACTGCCGCGTCGCGGCGAacatattttaaacaatttgcagTCAACACATTTGCACTCGGTTTTATTTCTGCATCTCTCTCTCGCGTTAAACACGCGCTActattatttcataatatttgcaaaaaaaacaAGGGGCCTCATGCATATGCATAGAACGTCCGCAGCACCGAGTTTgtgtaattatttaaacgtttcGCAAGCATGCAGCTCAATGCGGTTGCCTAAAATCGAAGGAGCTGGGACTGTTTCATCCATCGCGCGCGCTTCAACTCTCGATACCTTAATTATACAGTTTCTTTAACGCGTCAATAACATTGAACGCGGCGCCTGTTTTGTTATTAAAAGTGCTCGGCAGCCTTTTTGTTCGCCGCAGCGTCTTGAAATCTACTCAGGTTCCGCGCGGCCGATAGATGCTGACTGTTTCATCGAGTCGCAGAATCGCCACGCTTTCAATATCAATTAGCATACGAATTGAAATCAAACACGCGCGATTCCCGTGGACCTCCCACGCGGGTCGCGAGCTCTCGCCAAAGAAAACGCACTCGCTGAACGTCGCAGGAGCGTATCGGCTCgtaggaattttaataaaaatgcccgaAGGCTTCTATGAATCATTCTACGAATGCTCGAGCTGACCAATTCCGGTTGCTGTTCGCAGAGACTGTTTTGGGGATAAACCGGACGAGCCGACGGTCGAACGCAACAATGGAGGATGACCTGCCGTTCAGAAAGTTAGCAATTAAAGCGCATTACATCATAACACTCATCTCGCGGTCGCAGGCAAGACTAAGTACTCGAATCTCTCTTTTAGAGGCCAAATCATGCTTCTGTACCGGCTGGTAAGGCCTTGGCTGTTGATCGAATGGATCTATCGATTGACCAAACACGGCAAGCAGGAGGAGAAGCAGCGGAGGGACCTCTTCGACACGTGCTTGGAAATGATGAAAGAGAAGCGTGACCTACTGCGCAACAAAGGTTCCGACGTTGCCGAGGAAACAGTGGGAGCCAAGAAAATGTCCCTGCTGGAGTACATGGTGGAGATGAACGAGAAGAATCCTTGCTTCAACGACGAAGACATCGTGGAGGAGTGCTGCACGTTCATGCTAGCCGGGCAGGACTCGGTTGGCACCGCCACCGCCATCACGCTCTTCCTTCTAGCGAACCATCCCGAATGGCAGGAGAGGTGCATAGAAGAGCTTGATAGGATATTCGACGATGACTCGAGGCTGCCCACGATGAAGGACCTGAAAGAGATGAGATGCTTAGAGATGTGCATCAAAGAGACCCTTAGACTGTACCCTAGCGTGCCGATTATAGCCAGGATACTCGGCGAAGACGTGAAAATAGGTATGCCCTTAATTACCATTTTGATGCCATTTAATTGCGGTCGCCTTTCACAATCGAGCGAACACTCTTCAGGGAAGCACCTGATACCGAGGGGCTGCGGCGTGTTCATCTCGCCCTACAGCACCCATCGTTTGCCGCACCATTTCCCGGAACCGGACGCTTTCAAGCCCGAACGCTTCAGTCCGGAGAATTCCGAGAAGAGGCACCCTTACGCTTATTTGCCCTTCAGCGCGGGACCAAGAAATTGCATCGGTAAAATCGCGGCTGAAAGGAAGGAGTTTCTTTCTTAAAAGCTTCGCCGACTGTTAATCCAGCGTTCGGTGTCTTTTTGCAGGGTACAAATTTGCCATGCTCGAGATGAAGTCGATGATCAGCGCGATCCTCAGGAAGTGCCGGTTGGGATCGGTACCCGGGAAAGAGGAAGTGCGACCGAAGTTCCGAATGACGATCAGAGCGCAAGGTGGACTCTGGGTTAAGGTCGTCGCTCGCGATCAGACGTCGCCAGCCGCTGTTAAAGTAGTTAATTAGCTCGGTGCTTTTTGTGATCGCTTGTTTATAGTACCTTAGTTATAGTTTTGATAAAAAGCCTTTTAGGATAATGATAGAACCTGCGAACTGTAAATTATTGAAACTTACACCAGTGGCGTGCTCGGGATTTAATATTGGAGGGTGCCGAGTCCAGcggataagaatatttttaatgcaaattcaataaaattcgttaggtgattataagaacttatttgaggaataaaattaagttttatcttcttttttataatgctcttgaattacttcagtcgcggttacattaatcttTATTTGGGGTGCCAGGACCCCTTGCCACTCCCCACTCCCAcccccccctctgggtgcgccactgtcttACACTGATTGTGAGCGAAACGCATTTGCGAACTTTTAAATAGCTCGgtgaaaatatttagaaacggAGAATCTTTAACAAGGGACAGAAAACTATTTTTCGTATTTCGAAGTATGATTGTGATGTATAAGCAGTAGCGACTGCTTAGCGAGTGTATGCCAAAATAAATGGTTTCAAACTGTTTGCGAAATAATTAATTGGAAGTTTATTACGCGGGAGATATGGGAGTCCCAATAAGGAAGCTCTAAAGAATTCTATTTAGTTGATGAAAGGTTTTAGGATTCCAAGGTGTTCGCGGGGTTCCAGAAGTTTCAGAAATAATGTGCGCTAAATCTTCAAGATCAGGGCCGTTTATGTTCCTCCTATGTGAACCCGAGATCGCTAATATCGAGTATCACCAATGCTAAATCGTTGGCGTCAGGCCTCATGGGTCTGAGGTCATCGGTATGAAATCCCACGAGCCCAGGAACTTTGGGGGTTCAAGGTGAATACAAattgaatgataatatttgaACAATTATTAGCCTAATAATAGAGAGCGCTTAAATAATACAGACGTGACCAACATACGACATTCTGCCATATGCATATGTATGCAAGCGTCTTACGATGTACATATAGCGTGATGTTGACATACCTTCGCAAGGTCTTGACCGCACTTTTCAATCGTATTCTCGCATAAAACACGAAGCTACTTTAATTCGCAGGATACATACCAATTAACAAAGCTATACCCTGCACAGAAATGCTACCTTTCAAATATCATAccgtttttaatattaaaacgaGCCTGCCCTACTCGCATTCGCGTGGCGTGGAATATTTCGTGAAGTTAACGTCATTACAGCGTATGCATGTGTTCGTGTGCCAGCAAACGCAATGCATTGTCTGACCGTCAGTCTGACGTGGTGTTAGAGCTGTCAAGAAGGCGTAAAAACACATCTGTACAACGGAACACATTATTCTTTCGAACGTGCTTCAGAGAAATTCTTGCCGTCGTGCCGATCGGGGAAATTAATCGAAAGAATACTTCCACGGGAAATTGTGAATCATGGTTTACGTATCTGGAGGTAATAACCTTAACCTCCGCGTACCTTTTAATATCGTGTAATGTAACATTTTTGTCGCGTAGAATTACTGTTAATAAACTTTTAGATGGGACCATTTTGGACACGCCTCCATGGAATTTGAAACGAGTAGGCAAAGTCTTCACTGGCATAATTTTCATGATTATTATGTTGTAAGTAGGTTTGCCCGAGTTCGTTACATATTTCTCTCAACGCACCAGCGTCGTCGAATAATTTGATTTCATTTAGTTTCAGGACGATGCTGAATCCTAACCTGAACAAGTACGGTAGTGATTATACAAGAGATTACAGACCTGGGTCTGGGTAAGATATTCGCcgatttaaaatatttcgatAATTGCAACGTGCTTTAAGAAACTCGTATTTAAGACGCGTTTTTGTTGTACAGGCCTCCACGACCGCCAATGCGTAGATTAGGGAGACCTAACACCGGGGACACTATAAACGTCCCATTCGGTGGATGTAGTTCGTGCAGTAGGTAAATTAGAATGCGAGAGACTGTTCGCAAGGGGCAATGCggattgatattgcaaaatttcTATACAATTATTTCGATTACACCGTATTGAACATCGTATGGAAAGGAAATACAGG is part of the Andrena cerasifolii isolate SP2316 chromosome 1, iyAndCera1_principal, whole genome shotgun sequence genome and harbors:
- the Cyp4aa1 gene encoding putative cytochrome P450 4aa1 isoform X2; this encodes MVFLKWDQTPGGVWAYLVILASIYVLYILKNYIRCVIFISRLNGPKTVPILGNARCVLKDNLLSRLAYESQDYGRVIRIWLTGLPYVIIMEPEDIQLVLSSMKHTRKIFFYKLLDNFLGKGLITRDVVTWRTHRKFLQPAFHLHILEKFTITFAECAHHLMNDFLRRDNQEINITTFINDSVYDILSETVLGINRTSRRSNATMEDDLPFRKGQIMLLYRLVRPWLLIEWIYRLTKHGKQEEKQRRDLFDTCLEMMKEKRDLLRNKGSDVAEETVGAKKMSLLEYMVEMNEKNPCFNDEDIVEECCTFMLAGQDSVGTATAITLFLLANHPEWQERCIEELDRIFDDDSRLPTMKDLKEMRCLEMCIKETLRLYPSVPIIARILGEDVKIGKHLIPRGCGVFISPYSTHRLPHHFPEPDAFKPERFSPENSEKRHPYAYLPFSAGPRNCIGYKFAMLEMKSMISAILRKCRLGSVPGKEEVRPKFRMTIRAQGGLWVKVVARDQTSPAAVKVVN
- the Cyp4aa1 gene encoding putative cytochrome P450 4aa1 isoform X1 codes for the protein MVVTAQQIWDQTPGGVWAYLVILASIYVLYILKNYIRCVIFISRLNGPKTVPILGNARCVLKDNLLSRLAYESQDYGRVIRIWLTGLPYVIIMEPEDIQLVLSSMKHTRKIFFYKLLDNFLGKGLITRDVVTWRTHRKFLQPAFHLHILEKFTITFAECAHHLMNDFLRRDNQEINITTFINDSVYDILSETVLGINRTSRRSNATMEDDLPFRKGQIMLLYRLVRPWLLIEWIYRLTKHGKQEEKQRRDLFDTCLEMMKEKRDLLRNKGSDVAEETVGAKKMSLLEYMVEMNEKNPCFNDEDIVEECCTFMLAGQDSVGTATAITLFLLANHPEWQERCIEELDRIFDDDSRLPTMKDLKEMRCLEMCIKETLRLYPSVPIIARILGEDVKIGKHLIPRGCGVFISPYSTHRLPHHFPEPDAFKPERFSPENSEKRHPYAYLPFSAGPRNCIGYKFAMLEMKSMISAILRKCRLGSVPGKEEVRPKFRMTIRAQGGLWVKVVARDQTSPAAVKVVN
- the LOC143369302 gene encoding selenoprotein K is translated as MVYVSGDGTILDTPPWNLKRVGKVFTGIIFMIIMFFRTMLNPNLNKYGSDYTRDYRPGSGPPRPPMRRLGRPNTGDTINVPFGGCSSCSR